The genomic region TTCTTGTAGCTATACTCTAAACGACAGGTAAAGGTTTTGAgccttttaattttaaataattggtaTTTGGTAATTAAACCGCTTTgatttagtgtgtatatatatttggttACATGCACACACCCACGTGTAACACAACCCTCCTTTTGTCTTGCAGTGTTGAGAAGACTCTTACAACGTTCACTCAGATTCTGAATGACTGGCATCCACTAAAAGCCATCCACCGCACTCAGTGCAGTAACTGCAACCGTAAAAACCAAAGGAGGAAAATGGTGCTTGAAAAGTATGAGTTGAAATAACtaaatttctttttttccatGTATTTTTTCTTATCCCCTCCTTGTTTCACCACGATTTAACCTCATGGTCTTTGTGGTTGGTTGATATGGCTTTGTTCATTTTTGCAGACTGTCCTCGGTGTTTGCACTGCACTTTGTGGAGGGCTTGCCCAGGAAAGACCTCTCTAAATTGTCATTTGAGTTCCAGGGCACGCAATACAATGTTAGCACTGTCATCCAGTACAATAAGCGTCTAAAGCACTTTGCCACTTGGATCCGCCAGAGCAGTGGTGAGTCTTTTATTCCGGGAGTTCGTTAGTTGATCTACTTTACACCattcaattcaaaagtttggagtctggttccttttattcagcaaggacacattgtCACaatgacatttctaatgttagaaaagatttctacttcaattaaatgctgttctgttaaagagcacctattatgcccctttatACAAGGCAGAATATAGGTCTCAGGTTTCCcaaaaatgtgtctgtgaagtttcagctccaAATACTCCACAGAtgattatatcattttgaaaatgcctattttgagggGAAGCAGAAACATGCTGTTTTCATGCATGCATCTTTAGATGCAAATTAGCTGCTGCTTTCCGTCCCCTTTTCCAGATTAGGGCTATAGTTTTTCCTCTAACATTATGCTTCCGTAATAAATTACTTGCACATtacataaaagcaaaaaaaaaataaaataaaatccacaaaAATGATCAACTTATTAAATAGATTTACAGCTAGTTCtaggggtgcacaataaatagactgataattaatgtgcattaattaattacatgttcATTATCACAATTGacttgcgcagcttgtcagttaacaatggctccatGTAGTATCAGATGCTTTATGGGAAATcctgcacctgatggaatttgccactgattagagaaccggctttactgaaaagatgtgcattaattatcggccgatatttatcgtgcacccatAGCTAATTCTGACAGTTATTTCCGATTACTTGgtctgttttattgttattaaaattttatcTTAATGGTGGTTCGTTTACATGTTTGCATTCTGTCTTTTAGGGTCATGGCTAGAACTCGATGATTTGAAATACCCTTACAGCATCACCCACAAGAGGTTTTCATTTCCTGCCAATGAAATTCACATTGTTTTCTGGGAATCAGACTCCACTAAAAATGAAGTTTCAGAAGTTCTCTCACCGACAGCTCCCTCGGCACTCACGAATGTCGAAGATAGACACCCGCACGAACTGTCAGACTCTGTGGCTGATGACACGTGTGTCATCAGCGCGCTCACCGTGGGAGACTCGACTGCTGCTGGCGCTCTGGATACATCCATCGGCAGTACCACTTTACTGGACACCTTTGAGGGTCTGTCACATACAGACATTGTGACCCTCACTCTTGTTGATGAGAACCGAGCCACTGAGGCTCTTCAGATTCCCCAGAGCCCAGCCCTCATCCCGGCCACTATCCCCAGTCTTTCTGTCGCATCTAGTTCATCTTGTATCTCCAAGTCCGTTTGCCAACCTTCAAACCCTCCGAAACCCCAAAGTTCTGGATTGAAGGAAGGATCTTTGGTTTCCAATCCAGTGGTGCCGAGACCGTCAGTGGCTACACAAGTACATTCACCTTCACCGTTTGCATCCTCATTACTTCAACGGCATCCTTCCTTCCAGTCGACACCAATAACGCTTCCTCCTCATGTTCCAAAACCCAATTTGAAATGTGACAACGAAGCTCTGCCAGCAAAGCCAGCTGACATGTTTGGTGGCTTCATAAGCAAGAAATTGCCAAATTCAAGTGATGTGAATCCTGCTGTAGCGGCTCAACACAAACCAATCACTCTTCCTGGTGGCACATGCCCATCTGTTAAGAAAAACCCAAGCCTTTTGGCAGACCAGCAGCCTATTACCTCTACAGAAGCCCTCAGACTGAAGCTACTGAAAAAGCTCAAGGCTAAGAAAAAGAAACTGGCTAAATTAAACCAGCTTTTGGGAAGTGCAGGAGAATCTACTCCAAAACCGGATAGCACGGCTCTCTCGTCGCCCTACTCGGTCACGTCTAGTACAACGGCATACGACAGTCCAGCGTATGACCAGTTCTTCGCCGAGCTTTTGTCTCCTGCGACGACCGTCAGTAACCTCTCACCTGACAGCACGGGGCTCCTAGAGATGTTGAACAACGGCCAAAATGTGGAAAAGACCGTTGGAAGCGCACAGCAAAATCCTTGTTTAACAACTATGGTTCCTGAAGCAACTTTAAACTACTCTCAGTCCACAAATGACTCTGTGTTGAATCTTGATGACTACATATCAGGGATGGACCAGACTGCAATTGAGAACACCGATTTTAATGGCTTAGATATATTTTTCTGATAGCTTTTAGATTTTACAAAATTAAAGTTTGGTCTGATGTCAAAACAAGTTGTTCCCAAGATCTCTTCCTTTGTTTCGTGTTGGGAATGCAAGACTTCTGTTAGAAAAGCCTGTGGTACATGATCAGTTAAATGAATCCAGAGTACACGTTTTGTCTGGTATACTTGAAGAATAAAGAACATTAAAGGGTGCAGAGTTTGAAGATCAAAGTATGCACAATGCATTTGTTAAGGTTTGTACAGCATTGTACAgtttttttgttgtctttttttatggTTAACAC from Carassius auratus strain Wakin unplaced genomic scaffold, ASM336829v1 scaf_tig00215904, whole genome shotgun sequence harbors:
- the LOC113096270 gene encoding SUMO-specific isopeptidase USPL1-like; this encodes MCWKVEPDFPSADEVTRVPADVLCEVEKQLSALRLSLFKLLQPTLKCEIGQEETPVFALPLLLRADKWAQELFQHTVRWEFKCNSCSYTLNDSVEKTLTTFTQILNDWHPLKAIHRTQCSNCNRKNQRRKMVLEKLSSVFALHFVEGLPRKDLSKLSFEFQGTQYNVSTVIQYNKRLKHFATWIRQSSGSWLELDDLKYPYSITHKRFSFPANEIHIVFWESDSTKNEVSEVLSPTAPSALTNVEDRHPHELSDSVADDTCVISALTVGDSTAAGALDTSIGSTTLLDTFEGLSHTDIVTLTLVDENRATEALQIPQSPALIPATIPSLSVASSSSCISKSVCQPSNPPKPQSSGLKEGSLVSNPVVPRPSVATQVHSPSPFASSLLQRHPSFQSTPITLPPHVPKPNLKCDNEALPAKPADMFGGFISKKLPNSSDVNPAVAAQHKPITLPGGTCPSVKKNPSLLADQQPITSTEALRLKLLKKLKAKKKKLAKLNQLLGSAGESTPKPDSTALSSPYSVTSSTTAYDSPAYDQFFAELLSPATTVSNLSPDSTGLLEMLNNGQNVEKTVGSAQQNPCLTTMVPEATLNYSQSTNDSVLNLDDYISGMDQTAIENTDFNGLDIFF